A region from the Ammospiza nelsoni isolate bAmmNel1 chromosome 1, bAmmNel1.pri, whole genome shotgun sequence genome encodes:
- the KLHL38 gene encoding kelch-like protein 38 isoform X2: MEEGSTEEFLFKDQDFSSELLRQLNALRQSRMLTDVTLCSGGFEIPCHRNVLASSSPYFKAMFCNNFRESHQPKVILKGIDANILDQIILYVYTGEILISTENVLCLLETASMLQYTKLFEACSTYLQDKLTPDNCLSMIRLAKVLNCQSLNKKAKAMALKCFPLVASSEDLKELCPTELIDYLGDDELCGEEEQVFEALMVWIRHDLQARQGYIQELFKKVRLQYVHPTFLFHFIANDSLVQASPTCRSILESAWRQMFSLYSTNMPDIKPMVHVPRRYSNQEFLIIIGGRKDSQQTTRDVLLYDEKTNQWLSLAKLPMRLYKASAVSLHSNVFVLGGMPVVNKKSLVSGNIYIYSLKLNQWRLIEHMLIPRYSHRSLAYKNYILSFGGIGENQEILNSVERYDSVYNTCESMANMPVAVLHPAVAAKDQRVYLFGGEDIMQNPVRLIQVYHVSRNTWFRMETRVVKNVCAPAVVIGDQIIIVGGALEIFSGEK, encoded by the exons ATGGAAGAGGGGTCCACTGAAGAGTTTCTCTTCAAAGACCAGGACTTCTCCTCTGaactgctgaggcagctgaatgCTCTGCGGCAGAGCAGGATGCTGACCGATGTTACCCTCTGCTCCGGGGGCTTTGAAATCCCCTGTCACCGAAATGTGCTGGCTTCCAGCAGCCCATACTTCAAGGCAATGTTCTGTAACAACTTCAGGGAGAGTCACCAGCCTAAAGTCATTCTAAAGGGCATTGATGCCAATATTTTGGATCAGATTATCCTTTATGTTTACACTGGGGAGATTCTCATATCCACTGAGAATGTCTTGTGCCTCTTGGAGACTGCATCCATGCTGCAATACACTAAGCTGTTTGAGGCCTGCTCTACCTACCTCCAGGACAAGCTGACCCCTGACAACTGTCTGAGCATGATCAGACTGGCAAAAGTCTTGAACTGCCAAAGCCTGAATAAGAAAGCCAAGGCTAtggctttgaaatgttttcctctgGTGGCCTCTTCTGAGGACCTGAAGGAGCTCTGTCCCACAGAGCTCATCGATTACCTTGGGGATGATGAGctctgtggggaggaggagcaggtcTTTGAGGCACTGATGGTCTGGATCCGGCACGACCTCCAGGCACGACAAGGCTACATCCAAGAGTTGTTCAAGAAGGTCCGACTTCAGTATGTCCATCCAACCTTCCTCTTCCATTTCATTGCTAATGACTCGCTCGTTCAGGCCTCACCCACTTGCAGGAGCATCCTGGAGTCAGCCTGGAGACAGATGTTCTCCTTGTACAGCACCAACATGCCTGACATCAAACCCATGGTGCATGTTCCTCGCAGGTACTCCAACCAGGAGTTCCTCATCATCATCGGTGGCAGGAAGGACAGCCAGCAGACAACAAGGGATGTCCTGCTGTATGACGAGAAGACAAACCAATGGCTGAGCCTGGCCAAACTTCCCATGCGCCTCTACAAAGCCTCTGCAGTGAGTTTGCACAGCAATGTTTTTGTGCTTGGAGGGATGCCTGTTGTCAATAAGAAAAGTCTGGTCAGTGgtaatatttacatttactcCCTCAAACTCAATCAGTGGAGGTTGATTGAGCACATGCTAATTCCACGTTACTCCCACAGAAGCCTGgcatataaaaattatattttatcatTCGGTGGAATTGGTGAAAACCAGGAAATCCTGAATTCTGTGGAAAGATACGATAGTGTCTACAACACCTGTGAGAGCATGGCAAACATGCCTGTTGCCGTCCTTCACCCTGCTGTTGCTGCCAAAGATCAGAGGGTTTACCTCTTTGGGGGAGAAGACATAATGCAAAACCCTGTTCGGCTTATCCAG GTTTACCATGTCTCCAGGAATACATGGTTTCGTATGGAGACCAGAGTAGTGAAGAATGTCTGTGCACCAGCTGTTGTGATTGGAGACCAGATTATCATCGTAGGTG
- the KLHL38 gene encoding kelch-like protein 38 isoform X1, whose protein sequence is MEEGSTEEFLFKDQDFSSELLRQLNALRQSRMLTDVTLCSGGFEIPCHRNVLASSSPYFKAMFCNNFRESHQPKVILKGIDANILDQIILYVYTGEILISTENVLCLLETASMLQYTKLFEACSTYLQDKLTPDNCLSMIRLAKVLNCQSLNKKAKAMALKCFPLVASSEDLKELCPTELIDYLGDDELCGEEEQVFEALMVWIRHDLQARQGYIQELFKKVRLQYVHPTFLFHFIANDSLVQASPTCRSILESAWRQMFSLYSTNMPDIKPMVHVPRRYSNQEFLIIIGGRKDSQQTTRDVLLYDEKTNQWLSLAKLPMRLYKASAVSLHSNVFVLGGMPVVNKKSLVSGNIYIYSLKLNQWRLIEHMLIPRYSHRSLAYKNYILSFGGIGENQEILNSVERYDSVYNTCESMANMPVAVLHPAVAAKDQRVYLFGGEDIMQNPVRLIQVYHVSRNTWFRMETRVVKNVCAPAVVIGDQIIIVGGYTRRIIAYDTKGNKFVKCADMKDRRMHHGATVIRNKLYVTGGRCLTSDNAIKDLDSLDCYDPETDTWAPKGKLPHRLFDHGCLTLQCVPCSNLL, encoded by the exons ATGGAAGAGGGGTCCACTGAAGAGTTTCTCTTCAAAGACCAGGACTTCTCCTCTGaactgctgaggcagctgaatgCTCTGCGGCAGAGCAGGATGCTGACCGATGTTACCCTCTGCTCCGGGGGCTTTGAAATCCCCTGTCACCGAAATGTGCTGGCTTCCAGCAGCCCATACTTCAAGGCAATGTTCTGTAACAACTTCAGGGAGAGTCACCAGCCTAAAGTCATTCTAAAGGGCATTGATGCCAATATTTTGGATCAGATTATCCTTTATGTTTACACTGGGGAGATTCTCATATCCACTGAGAATGTCTTGTGCCTCTTGGAGACTGCATCCATGCTGCAATACACTAAGCTGTTTGAGGCCTGCTCTACCTACCTCCAGGACAAGCTGACCCCTGACAACTGTCTGAGCATGATCAGACTGGCAAAAGTCTTGAACTGCCAAAGCCTGAATAAGAAAGCCAAGGCTAtggctttgaaatgttttcctctgGTGGCCTCTTCTGAGGACCTGAAGGAGCTCTGTCCCACAGAGCTCATCGATTACCTTGGGGATGATGAGctctgtggggaggaggagcaggtcTTTGAGGCACTGATGGTCTGGATCCGGCACGACCTCCAGGCACGACAAGGCTACATCCAAGAGTTGTTCAAGAAGGTCCGACTTCAGTATGTCCATCCAACCTTCCTCTTCCATTTCATTGCTAATGACTCGCTCGTTCAGGCCTCACCCACTTGCAGGAGCATCCTGGAGTCAGCCTGGAGACAGATGTTCTCCTTGTACAGCACCAACATGCCTGACATCAAACCCATGGTGCATGTTCCTCGCAGGTACTCCAACCAGGAGTTCCTCATCATCATCGGTGGCAGGAAGGACAGCCAGCAGACAACAAGGGATGTCCTGCTGTATGACGAGAAGACAAACCAATGGCTGAGCCTGGCCAAACTTCCCATGCGCCTCTACAAAGCCTCTGCAGTGAGTTTGCACAGCAATGTTTTTGTGCTTGGAGGGATGCCTGTTGTCAATAAGAAAAGTCTGGTCAGTGgtaatatttacatttactcCCTCAAACTCAATCAGTGGAGGTTGATTGAGCACATGCTAATTCCACGTTACTCCCACAGAAGCCTGgcatataaaaattatattttatcatTCGGTGGAATTGGTGAAAACCAGGAAATCCTGAATTCTGTGGAAAGATACGATAGTGTCTACAACACCTGTGAGAGCATGGCAAACATGCCTGTTGCCGTCCTTCACCCTGCTGTTGCTGCCAAAGATCAGAGGGTTTACCTCTTTGGGGGAGAAGACATAATGCAAAACCCTGTTCGGCTTATCCAG GTTTACCATGTCTCCAGGAATACATGGTTTCGTATGGAGACCAGAGTAGTGAAGAATGTCTGTGCACCAGCTGTTGTGATTGGAGACCAGATTATCATCGTAGGTG GGTACACCCGGAGAATAATTGCTTATGATACAAAAGGCAACAAGTTTGTTAAATGTGCAGACATGAAGGACAGACGAATGCATCATGGGGCCACTGTCATCAGGAACAAGCTGTATGTCACAGGAGGACGGTGTCTCACCTCAGACAATGCCATCAAGGACCTGGATTCCTTGGACTGCTATGATCCAGAGACTGACACATGGGCACCAAAGGGGAAACTGCCACACAGACTCTTTGACCATGGGTGCCTGACACTCCAGTGTGTCCCCTGTTCTAACCTTCTCTAA